Proteins found in one bacterium genomic segment:
- a CDS encoding FAD-linked oxidase C-terminal domain-containing protein — protein MSSATFVQDLAEDLRRVVRGEVRFDAVSRVLYSTDASIYEIEPIGVVIPRDTDDVQAVLEIARRARVPVLPRGGGTSLAGQTVGHAVVLDFSKYMNRILEVNPDAGWARVQPGLVRNELANALAPRKLVFGPETSTGNRATIGGMIGNNSSGARSIVFGKTVDNTISVRALLAGGEAVTFEPLGGAEVAARARKEGPEGVLYRMIPEVVERTRAEVAQRYPKIQRRVGGYNLDEFPPGGPWNLAKLVVGSEGTLATVTEATVRIVPRLQATVLAVLHFDDIVPALEVTPEILDTHPTAVELIDKIILDMARQMRDYSTKMTFVEGDPAALIVVEYAAETPEALLPRLDALESRMRRRGFGGAIVRAIEPAAQANLWQIRSSGVGLLLGMKTARKPVAFVEDTAVAPDRVAEYVRRFREIVERHGTHASFYGHASVGLLHTRPILDLREAKDIDTMRQIAEEISDLVQEFGGAMSGEHGDGLSRSHFNEKLFGPQIYQAFREIKAAFDPEGRMNPGKVVDAPSMTASLRYGAAYRADAIHTVQDFHRDGGFTNAVELCSGVGACRKPQGGTMCPSYMVTKEEAHSTRGRANALRAAISGRLPREALTGPELYAVMDLCIGCKACKAECPSNVDMAKLKHEFLAHYYAAHGVPFRARMFGHVAAAGPVGCATAPVSNWVIGTPPVRWLLHRALGIHPRRRLPAFSRQRFTRWFRHRGGSPRGANGAAKALPGGGRVMLLVDTFTEYYYPAIGQAAVRVLEAAGCEVVLAPSRCCGRPMISNGLLKEAQALAAANTQRLRPYADEGIPIVGLEPSCTVTLKDEYPDLAPGGAADQVARQTFMIEEFLVQLHARGIDLPLGRRERRVLLHGHCHQRAMVGTQPSLAALRWLPGATVVEADSGCCGMAGSFGYEAEHYAVSLAMGERALFKAIRDLPVDALIVAAGASCRQQILHGTGRPAVHLVEALAEALGPLDR, from the coding sequence ATGTCATCGGCTACCTTCGTGCAGGATCTGGCGGAGGACCTCCGCCGGGTGGTTCGCGGCGAAGTACGCTTCGATGCGGTGTCCCGGGTGCTCTATAGCACCGATGCCAGCATCTACGAAATCGAGCCCATCGGCGTCGTCATCCCGCGGGACACGGATGACGTGCAGGCGGTTCTGGAGATCGCCCGACGGGCCCGCGTTCCGGTGTTGCCGCGCGGAGGAGGGACGAGCCTCGCCGGTCAGACCGTCGGGCACGCAGTCGTGCTCGACTTCTCGAAGTACATGAACCGCATCCTGGAAGTGAACCCAGACGCCGGATGGGCCCGCGTCCAACCCGGGCTGGTGCGCAACGAGCTGGCGAACGCGCTGGCGCCGAGGAAACTGGTCTTCGGCCCGGAGACCTCCACCGGCAACCGCGCGACGATTGGGGGGATGATCGGCAATAACTCCTCCGGCGCGCGGTCGATCGTATTCGGGAAGACCGTCGACAACACGATTTCGGTTCGCGCCCTGCTCGCGGGCGGCGAGGCGGTCACGTTCGAACCGCTCGGTGGTGCGGAGGTGGCCGCCCGGGCGCGGAAAGAGGGGCCGGAAGGGGTCCTGTACCGGATGATCCCCGAGGTTGTTGAGCGCACCCGCGCCGAGGTGGCCCAGCGCTACCCGAAGATCCAGCGCCGGGTGGGCGGCTACAACCTCGACGAATTTCCTCCAGGCGGGCCGTGGAACCTGGCCAAACTGGTGGTGGGGTCGGAGGGGACGCTTGCCACCGTCACGGAGGCAACCGTCCGGATCGTTCCCCGTCTCCAGGCGACGGTGCTGGCGGTGTTGCACTTTGACGATATTGTACCGGCGTTGGAGGTGACGCCGGAGATCTTGGATACCCACCCAACCGCGGTAGAACTGATCGACAAGATCATCCTGGATATGGCCCGCCAGATGCGGGACTACTCAACGAAGATGACCTTTGTGGAAGGGGATCCGGCCGCGTTGATCGTGGTGGAGTACGCGGCGGAAACTCCCGAGGCCCTGCTCCCACGGCTCGATGCGCTCGAATCGCGCATGCGCCGCCGAGGGTTCGGGGGGGCGATCGTCCGCGCGATCGAGCCCGCGGCCCAGGCCAATCTTTGGCAGATACGGTCATCGGGTGTGGGGTTGTTGCTTGGGATGAAGACGGCTCGCAAACCGGTGGCGTTCGTGGAGGATACCGCGGTGGCCCCTGACCGGGTCGCCGAGTACGTCCGCCGGTTCCGGGAAATCGTCGAGCGGCACGGGACTCACGCCTCGTTCTACGGTCACGCCAGCGTCGGCCTCCTGCATACCCGGCCCATCCTCGACCTCCGCGAGGCCAAGGATATCGATACCATGCGGCAAATCGCAGAAGAGATCAGCGATCTGGTGCAGGAGTTTGGCGGAGCGATGAGCGGGGAGCACGGGGATGGGCTCTCTCGGAGCCACTTCAACGAGAAGCTGTTTGGCCCTCAGATCTATCAAGCCTTTCGTGAGATCAAGGCCGCGTTCGACCCGGAGGGGCGGATGAACCCGGGGAAGGTCGTCGACGCGCCGTCGATGACCGCGTCCTTGCGCTACGGCGCGGCCTATCGGGCGGACGCGATTCACACCGTGCAGGACTTCCACCGCGACGGCGGGTTTACGAACGCCGTGGAGTTGTGCAGCGGGGTGGGAGCCTGCCGGAAACCGCAGGGCGGCACGATGTGCCCGTCCTACATGGTGACCAAGGAAGAGGCGCACAGCACGCGGGGCCGCGCGAACGCGCTGCGGGCGGCCATCTCCGGTCGGCTCCCACGGGAGGCACTGACCGGCCCCGAGCTGTATGCGGTGATGGATCTGTGCATCGGGTGCAAAGCCTGCAAGGCGGAATGTCCGAGCAACGTCGACATGGCGAAGCTCAAGCATGAGTTCCTCGCACACTACTATGCGGCCCATGGGGTGCCGTTCCGGGCGAGGATGTTTGGCCACGTCGCCGCGGCCGGGCCGGTGGGATGTGCCACGGCGCCGGTTTCAAACTGGGTCATCGGAACACCCCCCGTTCGGTGGCTGCTGCATCGCGCGCTCGGGATTCACCCCCGCCGTCGCCTGCCTGCCTTCAGCCGGCAACGGTTCACGCGGTGGTTCCGCCACCGCGGGGGCAGCCCTCGAGGAGCGAACGGGGCGGCGAAGGCGCTTCCGGGTGGCGGACGGGTCATGCTGCTTGTTGACACGTTTACCGAGTACTACTATCCGGCGATCGGGCAAGCCGCGGTGCGGGTGCTGGAGGCCGCCGGGTGCGAGGTCGTGCTCGCCCCGAGCCGATGCTGCGGTCGCCCGATGATCAGCAACGGGCTGTTGAAAGAAGCCCAGGCCCTCGCCGCGGCAAATACGCAGCGGCTGCGTCCGTACGCGGACGAGGGCATCCCCATCGTCGGCCTCGAACCATCGTGCACGGTGACCCTCAAAGACGAGTACCCCGACCTTGCCCCCGGCGGTGCGGCGGATCAGGTGGCCCGGCAAACGTTCATGATCGAGGAATTCCTCGTTCAGCTTCACGCACGGGGGATCGACCTTCCCCTGGGGCGCCGCGAGCGTCGAGTGCTGCTTCACGGGCACTGTCACCAACGGGCGATGGTGGGGACGCAGCCGTCGCTGGCTGCGCTTCGGTGGCTTCCCGGAGCAACGGTGGTGGAGGCGGACTCAGGCTGCTGCGGGATGGCCGGGTCGTTTGGCTACGAGGCGGAGCACTATGCCGTGTCGCTGGCGATGGGCGAGCGTGCCCTCTTCAAGGCGATTCGAGATCTCCCCGTCGACGCGCTGATCGTCGCCGCGGGGGCGTCGTGCCGTCAGCAGATCCTCCACGGCACCGGGCGCCCGGCCGTGCACCTGGTGGAAGCCCTGGCGGAGGCGCTGGGCCCTCTGGATCGGTGA
- a CDS encoding glycosyltransferase, with product MGPTIWDARLACVLILFLTVILIGPLLVGDMRPLQATLFILGLYILKITSAAVWSIRNPRRITMPAPLPFVSVLIPARNEERVIATTIAEVAAQDYRGPDGEPRFEVLAIDDASSDGTGAILASLATQYPQLRILTRLDAQGGGKAAALNAALPHCRGEVIVVFDADILIARDFLRILISNLDPSIAGAQARVRIYNRDRHPLAACQDDEFAAFHKVMQLGRNALDGAVGLGGQGQAVWASALQQVGGWHTGASTEDLDLTVRLVLAGHRVRFCPQAVVWQEGVTSLRGLFRQRRRWAAGNLRVCFTYLWPLLRARVVLGRRLDYAVYLTSILTPFWLLLSYLVVNLRLIFNADPALSLAPAYIAISAVAYFPLLVIGLWGEVTRSPLDLIWRVVRLWGYSFLWIPIGLAALWQTLIVRAPVWDKTPHAGLHPSERLLIGQGAVDGDG from the coding sequence GTGGGACCAACGATTTGGGACGCGCGACTCGCGTGCGTTCTCATCTTGTTCCTCACCGTGATCTTAATCGGGCCGCTTCTGGTGGGGGACATGCGTCCGCTCCAGGCCACCCTTTTCATCCTCGGTTTGTACATTCTGAAGATCACCTCCGCCGCGGTCTGGTCGATTCGAAACCCCCGGCGAATCACGATGCCCGCCCCGCTCCCCTTCGTTTCGGTCCTCATCCCCGCGCGCAACGAGGAGCGGGTCATCGCCACGACCATTGCTGAAGTCGCCGCTCAAGACTACCGGGGGCCCGACGGAGAGCCGCGGTTCGAAGTCCTCGCGATCGATGACGCCTCCTCTGACGGCACCGGGGCGATCCTCGCGTCTCTAGCGACCCAGTACCCTCAACTGCGGATCCTCACCCGATTGGATGCCCAAGGGGGCGGGAAGGCCGCCGCGCTGAACGCCGCGTTACCTCACTGCCGTGGCGAAGTCATCGTCGTTTTCGACGCCGATATCTTGATCGCCCGCGATTTCCTTCGGATTTTGATCAGCAACCTGGATCCCTCCATTGCCGGCGCCCAGGCCCGCGTGCGGATTTACAATCGCGACCGCCACCCGTTGGCAGCCTGCCAGGATGACGAATTTGCCGCGTTTCACAAGGTGATGCAGCTCGGGCGGAACGCGCTGGATGGCGCGGTTGGCCTGGGCGGCCAGGGGCAGGCCGTCTGGGCATCTGCGCTTCAGCAGGTCGGAGGGTGGCACACCGGGGCATCGACCGAAGATCTCGATCTGACCGTGCGCCTGGTGCTGGCGGGACATCGGGTGAGGTTTTGTCCCCAGGCGGTTGTTTGGCAGGAAGGAGTCACCAGCCTGCGAGGCCTCTTCCGGCAACGACGCCGGTGGGCCGCGGGGAACTTGCGGGTGTGTTTTACATACCTGTGGCCCCTGTTGAGAGCGCGTGTGGTTCTTGGTAGACGGCTCGACTATGCGGTGTACCTGACGAGCATTCTCACGCCGTTCTGGCTGCTGTTGTCCTATCTCGTTGTCAACTTGCGCCTCATCTTCAACGCAGACCCTGCCCTCTCGCTCGCCCCCGCGTATATAGCGATCAGCGCGGTGGCCTATTTTCCTCTGCTCGTGATCGGGCTGTGGGGAGAGGTCACGCGATCACCCCTCGACCTGATCTGGCGCGTCGTCCGACTGTGGGGCTACAGTTTCCTCTGGATTCCCATCGGCCTGGCCGCGCTGTGGCAAACCTTAATCGTGCGCGCACCCGTTTGGGACAAAACGCCACATGCGGGATTGCATCCCAGCGAGCGGTTGTTGATCGGACAAGGGGCGGTCGACGGGGATGGCTGA
- a CDS encoding DUF2231 domain-containing protein, protein MLIHPTVVHFPIAFWLASTFFDLMGWRRPGTFYRDMAFWLVGLGLVGAAGSILLGWADLLAQEQQGVGTGLLLRHNVHSVLAYASTAAYLGVFLWRWRRANRPSSGILLLSLMGAALVTVTGYLGGEMRQVM, encoded by the coding sequence ATGCTGATTCATCCCACGGTCGTTCATTTCCCCATCGCGTTCTGGCTCGCCAGCACTTTCTTCGACCTGATGGGATGGCGGCGGCCGGGGACGTTCTACCGAGACATGGCGTTCTGGCTCGTGGGGCTTGGGTTGGTCGGCGCGGCGGGAAGCATCCTGCTGGGGTGGGCGGATCTGCTCGCCCAGGAGCAACAGGGCGTGGGCACCGGGTTGCTGCTCCGTCACAACGTGCATAGCGTGCTCGCGTACGCCTCCACCGCCGCCTACCTCGGCGTCTTCCTCTGGCGGTGGCGAAGAGCGAATCGGCCGTCTTCCGGCATCCTCCTGCTCTCCCTGATGGGGGCGGCGCTGGTGACCGTGACCGGCTACCTCGGCGGCGAGATGCGGCAGGTGATGTGA
- a CDS encoding glycosyltransferase family A protein: MPTRNRAALLVGALDSIYAQNGIGDQFDIEVIVVDDASTDSTPEVVGRFPEARYIRLPACRGASAARNLGIAAGRGAFIAFLDDDDIWLPHRLSAQVPILESRLEAGAVYSQARIQEGTEEILWPDARRAVSGQIFGALLREDFLSVPCILVRRRAFEVCGLFDETLETAEDWDMWLRLSSRLPFLYVQGPVAVVRQSSDGKHFSAVASGRYGPTIQRIVERALATLPDTGARASMKREVRARVEMTIGERLSHIGQHEAARPHLLAALQLCPSLPGDPAVRLTVSRIASRLALASSSPLPTTRTLCQEVNHFTARQGFIGCLRARRLIAHIWSDVAVGLSEGRGGQVDPRLVGSAVAEAIWHNPSLLRKTNWVRLVCSSR, translated from the coding sequence GTGCCAACGCGCAACAGGGCCGCTCTCCTGGTTGGCGCACTGGACTCAATCTATGCACAGAACGGCATCGGCGACCAGTTCGATATCGAAGTTATCGTCGTGGACGACGCCTCGACAGATTCCACGCCGGAGGTCGTGGGGCGTTTCCCCGAAGCCCGCTACATTCGACTCCCCGCGTGCAGGGGGGCGTCGGCGGCCCGAAATCTAGGGATCGCCGCCGGAAGGGGGGCATTTATCGCATTTCTGGATGACGATGACATATGGCTCCCGCATCGACTGAGCGCGCAAGTCCCCATCCTGGAGAGCCGTTTGGAGGCCGGAGCGGTTTACAGCCAGGCTCGCATTCAGGAAGGGACGGAGGAGATTCTGTGGCCGGACGCACGCCGCGCGGTTTCCGGTCAGATCTTCGGTGCGTTGTTGCGTGAGGACTTTCTCAGTGTGCCGTGCATACTCGTGCGTCGCCGAGCCTTCGAAGTGTGCGGTCTTTTTGACGAAACCCTCGAAACGGCCGAAGACTGGGACATGTGGCTGCGGTTGAGCTCTCGCCTTCCATTTCTGTACGTCCAGGGGCCCGTCGCGGTGGTCCGGCAATCTTCGGATGGGAAGCATTTCAGCGCCGTCGCGAGTGGGCGATATGGACCGACGATCCAACGGATCGTGGAAAGAGCCCTTGCGACACTCCCCGACACCGGGGCGCGTGCCAGCATGAAACGAGAGGTGCGGGCCCGGGTGGAAATGACCATCGGCGAACGCCTCTCGCACATCGGCCAGCACGAGGCGGCTCGACCGCACCTCTTGGCGGCACTGCAACTCTGCCCTTCCCTGCCCGGCGACCCGGCGGTTCGGCTCACGGTATCTCGGATTGCCAGCCGCCTTGCGCTTGCGTCTTCCTCCCCGCTGCCCACCACCCGGACGCTCTGCCAAGAGGTGAATCATTTCACCGCCAGACAGGGCTTCATCGGGTGTCTCCGGGCGAGAAGGTTGATCGCACACATATGGAGCGACGTCGCGGTCGGCCTCAGCGAAGGGCGGGGGGGGCAGGTCGACCCTCGATTGGTCGGGTCCGCGGTGGCGGAGGCCATCTGGCATAACCCCTCGCTGCTCAGGAAGACGAACTGGGTGAGACTCGTGTGCTCGTCGCGGTGA
- a CDS encoding polysaccharide deacetylase family protein, whose amino-acid sequence MKESIILCYHHIVEAIPADPLDILNRFRVYVEARRFRQQMEILARRYSIVPLDQFLTRLAAGTPRGGLAAVTLDDGYADNYWFAFPILERLGVPATIFLATGYIEHQVPFWWDRLSGFFCAKAGGTLSASASLGSVELRTPDHLRRAHFALRERLCALDGAARNRLLDTLGAESGPSGSRPLTWREVSTMSRRGVGFGAHSEWHSSLIALPPPQLREDITASRDRIAVHLGGEPTAFAYPHGDVDARVRNEVAAAGFLGSVTIRPEMCTATCDRYLLPRVSVGNHNRTNFARLLDTLEGAAHNAHAPTVTALKRILPGPVWSAGRRVSRALGSIRRNAH is encoded by the coding sequence GTGAAGGAATCGATAATCCTTTGCTATCACCATATCGTTGAAGCGATCCCCGCGGATCCGTTGGACATCCTGAACCGCTTTCGCGTCTACGTGGAGGCGCGGCGATTCCGGCAGCAGATGGAAATCCTTGCCCGCCGGTATTCCATTGTTCCCCTCGATCAGTTCCTGACCCGCCTTGCCGCTGGAACCCCGCGTGGGGGTCTCGCAGCGGTGACGCTCGATGACGGATATGCGGATAACTATTGGTTCGCGTTCCCCATACTCGAACGCCTCGGCGTCCCCGCGACGATTTTCCTTGCCACGGGGTATATCGAACACCAGGTGCCGTTCTGGTGGGATCGGCTTTCCGGGTTTTTCTGCGCGAAAGCCGGTGGAACCCTGTCCGCCTCCGCCTCCCTCGGGAGCGTGGAGCTCCGCACGCCGGACCACCTTCGCCGGGCCCACTTCGCACTGCGCGAGCGATTGTGCGCCCTCGACGGCGCAGCGAGAAACCGGCTGCTCGACACCTTGGGCGCGGAAAGCGGACCATCGGGCAGCCGCCCGCTGACCTGGCGAGAGGTCAGCACGATGAGCCGCCGGGGCGTCGGCTTCGGTGCCCACTCGGAGTGGCACTCGTCCCTCATCGCGCTTCCCCCCCCCCAACTTCGGGAGGACATCACCGCCTCCCGGGACCGCATCGCCGTCCACCTCGGCGGAGAGCCGACGGCTTTTGCGTACCCTCATGGGGACGTGGACGCGCGGGTCAGGAATGAGGTCGCCGCCGCCGGGTTCTTGGGGTCTGTCACGATCCGACCCGAAATGTGCACGGCTACTTGCGACCGCTACCTTCTCCCGCGGGTATCAGTGGGAAACCACAACCGCACCAACTTTGCCAGACTCTTGGATACGCTGGAGGGGGCGGCGCACAACGCGCACGCCCCCACCGTAACGGCTCTAAAACGAATCCTTCCCGGTCCTGTGTGGTCCGCGGGAAGGCGCGTCTCTCGAGCTCTTGGCAGCATCCGCAGAAACGCGCATTGA
- a CDS encoding MBL fold metallo-hydrolase, producing the protein MITAPNPSPATLAGTNTYLIDSAGQAVVIDPGPDDPAHLARVIERTARAGGRVVLILVTHGHSDHVGGVARLARETGAQVRGWRGTGRPLHDGEIFPFRGEACRVVYTPGHAPDHVAFYWEGPGVLFSGDLILGQGTVQVTPPGGSMIDYLKSLERIAQLNLASIAPGHGPLIREPKVRVAEYLAHRRMRERQILDALTEVARTPSDLARTLYPDLDPRLWRAAEGTVLAHLEKLVAGGQARRIDGGFTRSR; encoded by the coding sequence GTGATCACCGCCCCCAACCCGTCGCCCGCCACGCTCGCTGGGACCAACACCTATCTCATCGATTCCGCTGGTCAGGCCGTCGTGATCGACCCCGGCCCGGACGACCCCGCCCACCTCGCGCGGGTGATCGAACGGACCGCCCGCGCCGGCGGGCGAGTGGTCCTGATCCTTGTCACCCACGGGCACAGCGACCATGTGGGGGGTGTCGCCCGCTTGGCGCGGGAAACCGGGGCTCAGGTACGGGGATGGCGGGGCACCGGCCGCCCCCTCCACGACGGGGAGATCTTCCCGTTTCGGGGGGAAGCATGCCGGGTAGTCTACACGCCAGGGCACGCGCCGGACCACGTGGCATTCTACTGGGAGGGCCCGGGGGTGTTATTTTCGGGAGATCTGATCCTGGGCCAAGGGACGGTCCAGGTGACCCCACCCGGCGGATCGATGATCGACTACCTCAAATCGTTGGAGCGAATTGCTCAACTCAACCTGGCGAGCATCGCGCCGGGCCACGGACCGCTGATCAGGGAACCCAAGGTGCGGGTTGCGGAATATCTGGCGCACCGACGTATGCGCGAGCGCCAAATCCTCGACGCGCTCACGGAGGTCGCGCGGACGCCTTCCGACCTGGCGCGCACCCTTTATCCAGATCTGGATCCGCGGTTGTGGAGGGCGGCGGAGGGGACGGTGCTGGCCCATCTCGAAAAGTTAGTGGCGGGCGGGCAGGCCCGCCGGATCGACGGCGGGTTTACCCGATCGAGGTGA
- the groL gene encoding chaperonin GroEL (60 kDa chaperone family; promotes refolding of misfolded polypeptides especially under stressful conditions; forms two stacked rings of heptamers to form a barrel-shaped 14mer; ends can be capped by GroES; misfolded proteins enter the barrel where they are refolded when GroES binds): MPAKLLLYDEDARKALERGVEKVASAVRVTLGPKGRNVVLEKKWGSPTITKDGVTVAKEIELEDPYENMGAQLVKEVASKTNDAAGDGTTTATVLAHAIVKEGLRNVAAGANPMILKRGIDKAVAALVAELKKLSVPLEGKDHIAHVASIAGNDPEIGRIIAEAMDKVGKDGVITIEESKGIETTVEVVEGMQFDRGYISPYMVTDADKMEAVLEDPYILLTEKKISAVKDIVPLMEKVMRFGKPLIVVAEDVEGEALATLVVNKLRGIMPCCAVKAPGYGDRRKAMLQDMAVLTGGKVVSDDIGIKLENVEIEMLGRAAKVRVAKEEATIIEGRGPKKDIQGRIAQIKKEIETTTSDYDKEKLQERLAKLAGGVAQIKVGAATETELKEKKHRFEDALSTSKAAVEEGIVPGGGTVLLNISKALDKVDTDGGDEKIGVNIVRRAIEEPAKWLAANAGMEGAVVVERIKSEKSGIGYNVAENRFEDMLKAGIIDATKVTRLALQNAASVASLLLTTEALVVEKREKKKAAPTPGGYNPEDMDM, from the coding sequence ATGCCCGCCAAGCTCCTGCTTTACGATGAGGATGCGCGCAAAGCCCTCGAGCGCGGCGTCGAGAAGGTCGCGAGCGCGGTCCGCGTCACGCTCGGCCCGAAGGGGCGAAACGTCGTACTTGAAAAGAAGTGGGGATCGCCGACGATCACGAAGGACGGCGTCACCGTCGCCAAGGAGATCGAGCTGGAGGACCCCTATGAGAACATGGGCGCCCAATTGGTCAAAGAGGTGGCGAGCAAGACCAACGACGCCGCGGGGGACGGCACGACGACCGCAACGGTCCTGGCCCACGCGATCGTAAAGGAAGGGCTCCGGAACGTCGCGGCCGGCGCGAACCCCATGATCCTCAAGCGCGGCATCGACAAGGCGGTGGCGGCCTTAGTGGCGGAGCTCAAAAAGCTGAGCGTTCCGCTGGAAGGCAAGGACCATATCGCCCACGTCGCCAGCATCGCCGGGAACGATCCCGAGATCGGCCGGATTATCGCCGAGGCGATGGACAAAGTCGGCAAGGACGGGGTGATCACCATCGAGGAATCCAAGGGGATTGAGACGACGGTCGAGGTCGTCGAGGGCATGCAGTTCGACCGGGGCTACATCTCGCCCTACATGGTCACCGATGCGGACAAAATGGAGGCGGTGCTCGAAGATCCCTACATCCTCCTTACCGAGAAGAAGATCAGCGCGGTCAAAGACATCGTCCCCTTAATGGAGAAAGTCATGCGTTTCGGCAAACCCCTCATCGTCGTCGCCGAGGACGTCGAGGGAGAGGCGCTGGCCACCCTGGTCGTGAACAAGCTGCGCGGCATCATGCCGTGCTGTGCGGTGAAGGCCCCCGGCTACGGCGACCGCCGAAAGGCGATGCTGCAGGACATGGCCGTGCTGACCGGCGGAAAGGTCGTCAGCGACGACATCGGCATCAAGCTCGAGAACGTCGAGATCGAGATGCTGGGCCGTGCGGCCAAGGTGCGTGTGGCCAAAGAAGAGGCGACGATCATCGAGGGGCGGGGCCCCAAGAAGGACATCCAAGGGCGGATCGCCCAGATCAAGAAAGAGATCGAAACAACAACCTCCGACTATGATAAGGAAAAACTGCAGGAACGGCTCGCCAAGCTCGCCGGCGGCGTCGCCCAGATCAAGGTCGGCGCAGCCACCGAGACGGAACTCAAGGAGAAGAAGCATCGCTTCGAGGACGCGCTAAGCACGAGCAAGGCGGCGGTCGAGGAAGGCATCGTCCCCGGCGGAGGAACGGTGCTGCTCAACATCTCCAAGGCCCTGGACAAGGTCGATACCGATGGCGGGGATGAGAAGATCGGCGTGAATATCGTGCGCCGTGCGATCGAGGAGCCCGCCAAGTGGCTGGCGGCCAATGCCGGGATGGAGGGCGCGGTCGTCGTCGAGCGCATCAAGTCCGAGAAGAGCGGCATCGGCTACAACGTGGCGGAGAATCGGTTCGAGGATATGCTCAAGGCCGGGATTATCGACGCGACCAAGGTCACCCGACTGGCGCTCCAAAACGCCGCGAGCGTGGCAAGTCTTCTGCTCACCACCGAAGCGTTGGTGGTGGAGAAGCGGGAGAAGAAGAAGGCCGCGCCCACCCCGGGTGGGTACAATCCGGAAGATATGGACATGTAG
- a CDS encoding redoxin domain-containing protein: MRSPWGVRAALLIPVAAVLGVLAWAVVHHQRSLEIGEALARGDTPLVPAVTLVDFDGRSVSLSDLRGHPVIVNFWASWCVPCREEAPLLEGIWTEYRAKGVIVLGIDTQDLASPARRFLTQFGITYRNLRDPDGDVGRLFGTTGVPETFFVGADGRIRGRFPGEQRGPSVWREAVEGLIAGRVIVP, encoded by the coding sequence GTGCGGTCACCCTGGGGAGTCCGGGCGGCCCTACTCATCCCGGTGGCAGCGGTGCTGGGCGTTCTCGCCTGGGCCGTGGTGCACCACCAGCGGTCCCTCGAGATTGGGGAGGCGCTCGCCAGGGGAGATACCCCCTTGGTCCCCGCTGTGACCCTGGTCGACTTTGACGGTCGATCGGTCTCGCTGTCCGACCTGCGCGGTCATCCCGTGATCGTCAATTTTTGGGCCTCGTGGTGCGTCCCGTGCCGCGAGGAGGCCCCGCTGCTTGAAGGCATCTGGACGGAGTATCGGGCGAAGGGAGTCATCGTACTCGGAATTGACACCCAAGACCTTGCCTCGCCGGCCCGGCGGTTCCTTACACAGTTCGGTATCACCTACCGCAATCTGCGCGATCCCGATGGCGATGTCGGCCGTCTTTTCGGCACGACCGGGGTCCCCGAGACGTTTTTTGTCGGTGCCGACGGCCGCATCCGCGGGAGATTTCCCGGAGAGCAGAGAGGGCCCTCCGTCTGGCGGGAGGCGGTGGAGGGGTTGATTGCGGGGCGGGTCATCGTCCCGTAA